DNA from Ictalurus punctatus breed USDA103 chromosome 7, Coco_2.0, whole genome shotgun sequence:
GGTCTGTTTTCTTCTGTCTTCTTGTAAACATGGAAATAAGAATAATACAGGTGGATTTGAGTCTAGAATACTGTATGATCAGAGGTAAATGGCGCAGTGCCAGTGGTGGGGAAGAAAAGCAAGGGATAATAACGAGCACCTAACAGTAAACTTTATGATTCATTCAGTAATTATATACTAGCACATTTACATGCTGATAACACGGCTAGCATGGTAGTAATATTTACCCTTGTATTGCTGTATTTGGTGCATGGGTAGCTGGGGTCGGGGGAgcagcgagtgagagagagcaggggGTAAAAAGGAAATGCCTGGATTTGAGCCACCAGGTGAACGGCTTCATCCAGGATGCGGGCTGGTGGTACTGGACCCACTCCACCGTTCCTGTCAGGAGTCGACCGACAAATACAGCTCCAGTACCACCAGCTCGATGAGCTGTTCCGAGTCCTGCTCCTCTGCCACCAGCCAGCGGCAACACGAGTCCTTCACCCGCCGCGTAGGCCGTAGGGGCGGCCGACGTCGAGGAGCGTTGCCGGTGCTCCTCGGGTGTCTTTTTGGCGCTTGAATTCTCCTGCCGCGTCCATGGTGCCAGTGGCAAGCAGGGTTTCCACCGAGAACAAGGGGAGGACTCATAGAGCCCATTCCTCTTCGGACATGCCCACACAGCCGCCGCACGCTTTAAAATCTCCGAGAAGGCCTCGGAAGAGCTTGATGAGCATCATGTGTGGACCATGGGCTTtgaagagctgctgctgctgctcgtTGTGCACATCATGGAGTTGGTGTTGGGTTTGACGGAGGATGGCGAAGGACTTTACGAGCTTGCCAAGCGGGCAGCCTTTCGTGGCGGCGTCCGAGTCCTCCCAGATCCTGGGTTTCAGCACCAATCTAGAACCCTGGCGTGTAAGCGTGCGGAGGAAGACTCGGGAGGCAGGCGGAATTTTCCGGAAAGAGCTCCAGGCTCACGTTCATTCGGTCCCTGCGCCTTTTAGCACACCttcaaaaactcaacaaaaacgGACAAACCAACAGCAAAAAGAGTCCGTCGAGGACTCATGGCTTTCGCACAGTCAAGTGCATCGCTCTCGTTACAGCAGTCACTAAAAACACAAAGAGTGACAAATAAGTAGACTGCTGGGAACACGATACAGGTGAGAACCATCACTTCTCTGTCCGTAGCTGACGCTCGACCATGGCCACTCTGCCACACAAAAGGGTTCGACAGACCGACACGCTCTGTTAAAACGTTCCATCGTTGTCGTGATGTACAAATGAtctggggtttttgtttttgttttgttttgttttttttttgtcctaggTCAGTCATCGTGTACTGCACCAGTTGTGCCAAACGCTAAGCCGAAAAATGAGCTGGCAGCATCCTATCCCACTGGAAGCTTTATCAGATATGTATGTGACAGTGGCTATGAGTTTGTAGAAACACATTATGCGCTGTGTGAAGATGGAACTTGGAATCTGCCCGTTTGTAAACGTACGTGCTCACTCATTGCGTTAACATTAACATTGTCGTGTTCTTGGTTTCtgttcagtaaatataaaaatatcatcatAAATGTATATTAAAGTAAACATAATATATAAAGTAATATAATAGGAGTGAACATGTGAGTACGTTTGAGATGAATACTAACAGGCGGGTTCAATCTAAACCCCTGTACGATCGATCACCATCTGTGCACTCGCATGAGTACAGGACATTTTACACGTAAAGTTAcgtgtgtatttatgtttttctgttttctataAAGTTCCAGTTCAGACATCATGTACTGTCCCATTTGTGCCGAACGCCAAGCTCGCGGACGAGTTTACAGCGGCGCTCTATCCTACTGGAAGCTCCGTCCGGTTTGTATGTGACCGCGGCTCCGAGTTCGAAGGAACCAAATATGCACTGTGCAAAGATGGGACTTGGAAGCTGCCGGTGTGTAAAAGTAAGCGTCCTCCTTACAAACATGACTAatgtttctgtattttattataacaaCGCAGTGCTGATAAAGATGAGATTTTCGTTTGCTATGTAGCTGTAGGGGGAGGGGTTAAGTCAACAATGTGCTACGATCAGAGGTAaattataaaaagaaataataaaaaaataaacgaatccACAAATGTCTAAATGTTCGGTTTTTAGTTCTGGATCATGCACCGTGTGCTTCCCCACGCGTTCCGAACGCGCGACCTGCAGATGCGTTAGCAGAATCCTATCCATCTGGAAGCTCTGTCCGATTCGGATGTGACGGCGGCTACGAGTTCGAAGGGACAGATTCTGCACAGTGTGAAGATGGAGTCTGGACGCTGCCGGTGTGTAAAGGTAAAGTGTCCTGCAGCGTAGCTCCTTGTAGGAATAAGCGAAGACGATGACTGCCATGATCCGATCTGTTTCATGATCAGTTTACCCAGGCGTATACCCAAGGATACCTTAACGGCAGGGAAGGCTTTGCCTTTATCTAGCAGTTACTTTAGAAATgataaaatggcaaaaaagaaaaaatagtcATGGAACAAAATGCCAGAAATTCTGGATGAGGATGGAAATTTCCCTGGAGGAGTTTGGGGAACAATTCATACCCACGGCATATCAGCTGAACAACACCGATGTTGATCAGACATCATGGACGGAGATGTCAAACAACACCAACaatccagaaaaagaaaaatcataatAACTTTCACAGTCAAGGgtctgttttgggtttttttgatAAGTAAATATCAAAATTAAAATCGGCAGAACTCGTGAAAGTAAAGATGCTGTGTTCCAAGTAAATATAATATCGTAGGAATTGAaattatttattcctttattttaatCTGAAATGAATACATACAGAGGGGTCTGTAACGCACTGCGATCGGAGGTAAAGCACACGCAAATAAATCAATCGGTAAAAGATTTAACGCCACATGTATAAAAGGTCCTTCTGTTTGTTGTTCCAGATGTAAAATCCTGTCTTGCCCCGAGTGTGCCGAACGGCCAGCCTGCAAATGCGTTAAAAACGTTGTACGGTCCTGGAGAAACTCTTCGATTTGTATGCGACAGCGGTTATGAATTTGAAGGAACACGTTACGCGGTTTGTGACGATGGATCTTGGAGGCTGCCGGTGTGTAAAGGTACGCGTCCTCAAGACTAATACAAGACTAATATTTCTGAGCAGCGCTGTGTTCATATTCctggttgagagagagagatgtagtgAATAGagttattaaaataatgtaatatataatgtgCAATGTTTCAATTGAGTTTGAGAAAGATTGAGTAAAGATTATGTTGCTCCTTGTTCTAGTTCTAGATGCGGCGTGCGCTGCCCCACACGTGCCAAACGCCAAACCTGAAAACGAGTTAGCAGCGTCCTATCCTGCAGGAAGCTCTGTAAGATTTGGATGTGACGGCGGCTACGAGATTGAAGGAACACGATATGCGCTTTGTGAAGATGGAACTTGGAGGCTGCCGGTGTGTACGCGTAAGTTCTAACGCTCTGAATCCCGccgcctgctgcactacactcaTCTACAGCGGTCTGTTCTGCTTGATTCATTTCCATGTAAGTCacataaaacataaatgtaGTAATAGTCTCACTCTAGAAAGTTCAATATAGGTATATTTataaggggcagtggtggcttggcagttaaggctctgggttactgatcggaaggtcggggattcaagccccagaaTTGCCaggctaccactgttgggcccttgagcaaggccattaaccctctctgctccagggatgctgtatcatgactgactctgcactctgaccccaacttcctgacatgctggggtatgcaaagaaaagaatttcactgtgctgtaatgtatatgtgaccagtaaagactcatcatcattattatttcgAATGTTGAATTGTTCAGTTGAAGAAAATCTACGTGAGAACATGCTTGTCCACTTTTGCAAACTGGTCCTAGAATTTTGGTAAATGGTTTGCACTTAtacagcacttttttaaccGTAGCcattctacaaagtgctttacactggttctcattcacccattcactcacacacacacacacaccaatggtagtagagctgccatgcaaggcactagcttgccgTCGGGAGCAACTTAGGgctgcccaaggacacttcagcacgTGGAGTCAAtccaacccccaaccctacgattagtggacaacccgctctatcACCTGAGCCACAGACAGCCGCTCCCTCCTGGAGAGTTTTATCTATGTGGTGGAGTTGCGCTTACcaaaaatagctgtttctcagtaaCTGTGGTGGTAGAACAGGTTGGTAGAGGAGGTAGATAtggttggtagaggtggtattggtaaaggtggtagatcgggttggtagaggtggtattggtaaaggtggtagatcgggttggtagaggtggtattggtaaaggtggtagagcgggttggtagaggtgttattggtaaaggtggtagatcgggttggtagaggtggtattggtaaaggtggtagagcgggttggtagaggtggtagaacaggttggtagaggtggtagatCTATATAGAATAACTACTAAAGTGACTCCTAAAGTGTAAaatcttctgtttttttgttgtattttttttgtttgttttttggtcctAGTTGAAAAATCACCATGTAGTAGTGAACCAGCTGTGCGAAACGCCCGACCCGCAGACGAGTTAAGAAGGTCCTATAACCATGGAGACACCGTTCAGTTTATATGTAACAGAGGCTACACGTTTCAAGACACAGACTCCGCACAGTGTGAAAACGGAACCTGGAAGATGCCGGAGTGTATAGGTGAGCGTCCTATACATGGAAGAAAATGGAAGATTAGGATTTTCTCATAGTAATAATGACTGCTTAGTGCAGGCGTGGCTAGATCAGTAGCCCGAGCAGGCTTCCTGTCCAGGCTGTTAAGTGGAGTTGCAGTTAGTTCTCGTGTATGAGCAAAACCAAATCTTGATCCAAATCCATTACTTTAAGGACTCTTTTAGTCATTTTTCTACACTGTTTCGCTCTCTAGTACAGATGTAATATAAGGCTGAATCCAGCAAATCCTAGTAGGATTTTGGATTAAAGTGTATCATGACGATAGTTTATGCAAATGAATCAGCATTTATTTGGTCGTTAAGTCTAAAATCCCCTATGAGGTAAGTTACACCACGTGTGCGTTCACGTCGATAAATAACTACTACAGTGACTCcacaaatgtgtaaaatattctGTTTTTGGTCCTAGTTGAGAAATCACCATGTAGTAGTGAACCAGCTGTGCGAAACGCCCGACCCGCAGACGAGTTAAGAAGGTCCTATAACCATGGAGACACCGTTCAGTTTATATGTAACAGAGGCTACACGTTTGAAGACACAGACTCCGCACAGTGTGAAGACGGAACCTGGAAGCTGCCGGAGTGTATAGGTGAGCGTCCTCATTACAAACATGCCTGATATTTCTCAACAACACAGAGACGTTATAAATTAAAGAAGGGTTCATGAGGAGAACGAGGGCTTTGGGAGGGAGGCAGGTGTTTGAGACGAATAATAACATGCCGTTTAAGACTAAAATGCAGGGGTAAattacactgtgtgtgaaaaagtacagtaaatgaacatttaaagCCACGCACGATCTGTTTATTTTGTTCTAGATCCAACACGGTGTACTGCCCCACGAGTGGCGAACGCCCAGCCTTCAGGAACGTTAGAGTCATCCTATAGGTCTGGAGACTATGTTGTGTTTCGATGTGACCGCGGCTATGAGTTTGAAAGAAGACACCCATATGCAACGTGTGCAGACGGAACCTGGAGGCTGCCggtgtgtaagtatcctcgcaAGTATTATTTGTGATGAGTCTGATGGTTTGAGGTCTCAGAGTTGTGTAGGCTGTTTATAATACTTTTGTTTCTAAGTCACTTGGGGGGAAAGAATCACATTTTTTGGGGCTTGTTTTGTAAATATGGTCGCTTGTTAGGAAAATCTGACGAGCaacatcatgtttttttttaatatatatatatatatatatatatatttttttttttttttttacatttatggtctATCTATTTTCCCCAGTGCATTGACACTGTCTGCTCACAGCCTCACAATAATATCAGCGCTGTAGTGTATTTCTCCCTCCTACAATTATTACAGgtttttacacaaaaacaagcaTAACATACTcgtataacatatatatatatatatatacacatacatacacgcacacactaaTAGTAGTTATGGCTCTAATGTAATCTCCTTTTCCGTCTCTCTAGTCTTATTCTGCTGGCGGGTGAGCACAGACGAGTGCCCGTCCTCCCAATAAACTTTGCGTCCGTCTTCGGTCTCTTTGGCTCTCTGCGTTTTCACCtcctctcaaaagccatgccgATATTAATTCTCACTTTAGCGCAGGATCTGTCGCCTTGCCTTTTTGTTAAGAAACAGCCGGTTCCCCAGAGGTCAACGATGATTGCGTTTGGAATGTTCCAGATTAAACACAGTCGTCTAGATGACGAGTTTCAATTCTAAGCAACTGTCATCCCAGCAACCCCAGCACCCGACCCCTAAACCCCCCAAACCTGCcctgtacccccccccccccccccggtttACAGACGTGATATGACCATGCGAAGACGAAATCCCAACCCGACATTTCGAATTATAAATCGTTATTATAAAGCTTGCCGTTGCGAATCAGTGTAACgtaaggagacagttttgaacaccgattttttttttttgcgtactTCTGTACAccattttcaataaaataaaataaaaagttctgTACTTTAATGCTTTCGAAATTTTGGGGTTAAGTTATAAATCTCCTTCGGTCAGAGGGAAATTACTCCATGTGTGCCGCACACATAACTacatcagtttaaaaatgtcactttaaaGCTGGACGTGTAtaaatgttctgtttttttttcttctaggtCAAAAATTATGTGGTACGCCAAGTGTGCCGAACGCCCGACCTACAGTAGGGTTATCGACTTCCTATAGTACTGGAAGCTATGTTTCGTTTAAATGTAACTCCGGCTATGAGTTTGTAGGAGAACATTACGCAAAGTGCGTAGATGGAAATTGGGAGCTCCCGGTGTGTAAAAGTAAGTATCATCATTGCAAACATGACTAATATTTCTGAACAGCGCTGTGATTATATAATAAAGACAAGATTACTTCATGGGAAAAACCTCACACACGTGATTCCCCCTCAATCTGGGTTGGGGATTTTTCTTAATCAATAGGTAGATTAACAACAACTTCTTAATTCtttcacaaaataaatactttattcgGGGTGGATGTTTAAACATAAAACGCACTTCACAGAGCTGTGACGTCACTCGACGCTGTAACTAAAGCGTACGCTAACCGTTTCAAGTCCCACCGcgtgctgcactacacacatcggCCGAGCCtgacagtggagagagagagagagagagagagaatataaataTGCTGTGAATATAAATATGCTGTGCAGGAACATCTAAAATCCACTGATGAACAGTAAATTActccatgtgcacacacacacacacacacacacacacacacacacacacacacacacacaactaaatTAAATCCATGTAtaaatgttctgtttttagGTCGAGATGAAACGGTGTGTTCTGCCCCACACGTGCCGAACGCCCGACCTGTAGTAGATTTAACATTGTTCTATGCTACTGGACGCACTGTTAGATTTGTATGTGACAGCGGCTATGAGTTTGAAGGAACAGATACTGCGAGGTGTGAAGGTGGAATCTGGAGTCTGCCAGTGTGTAAAGGTGAGACATTACAAGGCCGTCATTTACCTCTCTCAGTACATACCAGTTACACATATCACCGTACAGATACAAATACTACCTTTTACGCCCGATGAGAGGACACGGTAACACGTCTCGTAGCCGAAACTTTGGCCTGACTATTTGTCGAGGGTGAAAACACGAGCACGGTGTTCTACTTTAGAAACGTTGGGCCtcatttatgaatattttagtaGAGTTGAGTAGGAATGTAATAAGCGTCTGAATCAGTGTAACTGGAAGTGTGTATGACTTTTATAAAGGACTGGAATAACTCTTTCATGTGCAGGACGTGGGCCTCACGGTGGATCTCTACATCCTGATCCTGATGCGGTTCTGTTGCCTGGTAATAAAGATCACAAATTCACTCCCAGATCGCTCACATTTTACactgttattaaaaatgaaGTTGCGTGTTTAGCTGCAATCTCTTGCTAATCCCACCCTGACTTGGGCACTCTGTAAACATTAGTCTCAAATTTCCTCCCAAATTCACACTTCCCGCAGCGTGTCGTGTTAcgtatacagtgggggaaataagtgttgaacacgtcaacattttttttcaaaaataaatatatttccaacgaggcgattcacatgaaattttcacaagactttggtattaactcaggaaatccagaaatataaagaattcacagcattaaagtccgtaaataaagtggaatgacacgggaaaaaagtattgaccacgctaagaaaaagcagttcttcGAGGCAAGGTAAGTCAAGGAACCAaagtatatttactgaaacaaatgtcGACGcctccaatacttatttccccccgcTATATGTGTgctttctacagtatatttataattaacgATTTATTCCGTTAATCTCCACGTCGTCACACGTATTGTCTCTGATTTCAGTCAGAAATTGTGGAACTCAACCCCTTATTGAAAATGGAGACGTTACCGAGCTAGCAGGTGGAAATGAATTAAAAGCTCAGTGTAAGAGACTTTATAAACTAACAGGACCTGGAACAATAAGATGTGTTAACGGGAAATGGACGGAGATCCCGGTGTGTAAACGTGAGTATTAATTACACCAAACAACTATTTTACAACGCTGAGAGAACAAATGAAGTCGTGATTCGACAACATTTAGAAATGGTTTATTATTGCTTTCTGTTTCCTAGCGCCGTGTAAACTGGATAGGACAAAAATTCTTCGTACTTATCATCCTGATAAATATCTGCAGGAGGGTGAAACGAAGAGATTTTACTGTAGTAACACATATCAAATAGATATCAGCTGCATTGATGAAACACCAGTCTATGGTGAATGTAAGTGCATCCTGTGTTTTATCGAGACACCTTCCACAAACCTCCTTACAgagaacttcaccatatcaacggcTACATACATCAGGGGGAAATAAGCATTAACATAATCTGTTAGTGCACGTTTACATTCactatagaaacattaacatattAGAATTTGTAGCTGCGCTAGTGCCAGAGCCACTCTTCTAGAAATGTATTCAACCctaaccttctgaccaatcaggatccagaattcgacagcgctgtggtgtaagaatGCAGTAATATTAGGACCTGTGATCGTTATTATGCTCAGTTGCTTTAATGAGGTTTATTTGAGCAGTTTTGAACAAAATGGAGGATGAGCATGTGCAGTTGAACGTTTTGGGGATTTTATTGAGACTGTCTCTGATggctgtttattttgtttacaggTAAATACCACTGGGTAAGTACATAAACACCTATTTTAATTATAGGTAAATACTAAATGcaattaatatattataataactgtATCAGCAGAGTAACACTGTCTGTGGTCCAGTGCTGATACCGAATCTTAATTCAGATATATTCATTCATGTCTATGTGCACTAGTTTTGACAGTGAGCTCTGTCGACGATGAAATCCGGGAGGAGTGGGGGGATCGTCTGCAGAGCTCCTGCTACTGATCAGAAATCATCCTTCTCAGAATAAATGCTCACTTTTCGACCAAAATGTATTTTGCAAATCTGCTAAGAAGCTCTTTTAGTGAATTAGTAACTTCAGTGGAACTAAAGAAGAATGATTTACACATTCGAGAGGGCGAGGAATGTGAAGTTGAGCTGAAGATGGTGGATTGTTACATAAACCGAGAGAAACCCGATCTGAAACAATAAAGTTTatgattaaaatgatatttctgCCTGGTCGTTTTTCTTTGCTTGAAAAAGTGGGACCGTGTTTACCTTCCATCCTTTACATGATAAGAACACATGGCGTCACTACTGATCATATTCACACTGCTGCAGTATAGAACTGTACATTTGTTCATATTCAAATGCTAAATCTTTGTCATTCTTCTTGATTTTTCCCCATGATTGGTTTGCACCCAAAATAAGAATACACAGAAATTCACGAGTCAATATGAAATGTCAGAGTCATAACACTTCCCAATTCCCATTTTGTCAAATCTCAAAACCAGTGCAGGGAATTTCACTAAATAACTCAGTGTGAATAGATCGTTCtacttttgtttaatttctttgtTTTGGCGCGTCCGTATTTGGAGTTACGAAATCCACAATGGCGAAATCTCGCACTAGATTCGTGGTTTCTGGTAAAAGGGAGGCATGAAGGTAAATCATTAACGCTGTGTATAAACGAAGCGACTCGTTCAGAAGTGTGCGTCTGGTCTGTGGTTCACCTGAAGGTTTTATGCTGCGAGCCGAGGTGAAGAACAACAGcagagatgaagaagaagattaTTATCCTGGCTTTTTCTGTTTGGTCATGTCAGGCGGTGATGGGTAAGTGCTCTTAGCGTTCAGTAATATCGGAAACGTTTGCGTTGAAAAGCTAACTGTAATGTAACGGATTGACCGAGTTTCTCATGTTCATCGACAGTGAAAAGTTTCTTTTCTAAACCAAAGCTTACGGTTCGATAAAGAGTTCCAGCCCATGGCCTTATCGGCGGAATAACGTGGGTGATGATGTGGGTCAGAACATGGACCTCGGAGATCGCGGAAGGCGAGATCAGAATCGGAGAGATAATCTGTGAAATACAAAAACTTTTCACTTCTTGGGTGGGGATTTTAATCCTGGTCTGTTTTCTTCTGTCTTCTTGTAAACATGGAAATAAGAATAATACAGGTGGATTTGAGTCTAGAATACTGTATGATCAGAGGTAAATGGCGCAGTGCCAGTGGTGGGGAAGAAAAGCAAGGGATAATAACGAGCACCTAACAGTAAACTTTATGATTCATTCAGTAATTATATACTAGCACATTTACATGCTGATAACACGGCTAGCATGGTAGTAATATTTACCCTTGTATTGCTGTATTTGGTGCATGGGTAGCTGGGGTCGGGGGAgcagcgagtgagagagagcaggggGTAAAAAGGAAATGCCTGGATTTGAGCCACCAGGTGAACGGCTTCATCCAGGATGCGGGCTGGTGGTACTGGACCCACTCCACCGTTCCTGTCAGGAGTCGACCGACAAATACAGCTCCAGTACCACCAGCTCGATGAGCTGTTCCGAGTCCTGCTCCTCTGACACCAGCCAGCGGCAACACGAGTCCTTCACCCGCCGCGTAGGCCGTAGGGGCGGCCGACGTCGAGGAGCGTTGCCGGTGCTCCTCGGGTGTCTTTTTGGCGCTTGAATTCTCCTGCCGCGTCCATGGTGCCAGTGGCAAGCAGGGTTTCCACCGAGAACAAGGGGAGGACTCATAGAGCCCATTCCTCTTCGGACATGCCCACACAGCCGCCGCACGCTTTAAAATCTCCGAGAAGGCCTCGGAAGAGCTTGATGAGCATCATGTGTGGAACAATCTGCTTtgaagagctgctgctgctgctcgtTGTGCACATCATGGAGTTGGTGTTGGGTTTGACGGAGGATGGCGAAGGACTTTACGAGCTTGCCAAGCGGGCAGCCTTTCGTGGCGGCGTCCGAGTCCTCCCAGATCCTGGGTTTCAGCACCAATCTAGAACCCTGGCGTGTAAGCGTGCAGAGGAAGACTCGGGAGACAGGCGGAATTTTCCGGAAAGAGCTCCAGGCTCACGTTCATTCGGTCCCTGCGCCTTTTAGCACACCTTCAAAAACTCATAAAAACGGacaaaccaacaacaaaaagagtCCGTCGAGGACTCATGGCTTCCGCACAGTCAAGTGCATCGCTCTCGTTACAGCAGTCACTAAAAACACAAAGAGTGACAAATAAGTAGACTGCTGGGAACACGATACAGGTGAGAACCATCACTTCTCTGTCCGTAGCTGACGCTCGACCATGGCCACTCTGCCACACAAAAGGGTTCGACAGACCGACACGCTCTGTTAAAACGTTCCATCATTGTCGTGATGTACAAATGAtctggggtttttgtttttgttttgttttgtttttttttttgttctaggTCAGTCATCGTGTACTGCACCAGTTGTTCCAAACGCTAAGCCGAAAAATGAGCTGGCAGCATCCTATCCCACTGGAAGCTTTATCAGATATGTATGTGACAGTGGCTATGAGTTTGTAGAAACACATTATGCGCTGTGTGAAGATGGAACTTGGAATCTGCCCGTTTGTAAACGTACGTGCTCACTCATTGCGTTAACATTAACATTGTCGTGTTCTTGGTTTCtgttcagtaaatataaatatatcatcATAAATGTATATTAAAGTAAACATAATATATAAAGTAATATAATAGGAGTGAACATGTGAGTACGTTTGAGATGAATAATAACAGGCGGGTTCAATCTAAACCCCTGTACGATCGATCACCATCTGTGCACTCGCATGACTACAGGACATTTTACACGTAAAGTTAcgtgtgtatttatgtttttctgttttctataACGTTCCAGTTCAGACATCATGTACTGTCCCATTTGTGCCGAACGCCGAGCTCGCAGACGAGTTTACAGCGGCGCTCTATCCTACTGGAAGCTCCGTCCGGTTTGTATGTGACCGCGGCTCCGAGTTCGAAGGAACCAAATATGCACTGTGCAAAGATGGGACTTGGAAGCTGCCGGTGTGTAAAAGTAAGCGTCCTCCTTACAAACATGACTAatgtttctgtattttattataacaaCGCAGTGCTGATAAAGATGAGATTTTCGTTTGCTATGTAGCTGTAGGGGGAGGGGTTAAGTCAACAATGTGCTATGATCAGAGGTAaattataaaaagaaatattaaaaaaataaacgaatccacaaatgtataaatgttcGGTTTTTAGTTCTGGATCATGCACGGTGTGCTTCCCCACGCGTTCCGAACGCGCGACCTGCAGATGCGTTAGCAAAATCCTATCCATCTGGAAGCTTGGTTAGATTCGGATGCGACCGCGGCTACGGGTTCGAAGGGACGGATTCTGCACAGTGTGAAGAAGGAGTCTGGACGCTGCCAGTGTGTAAAGGTAAGGGTCGTCGTTGCAAAAATGACTCATGTTTCTGTAGCAGAATGGCGTTATTCTAAAATAAACACGAGATCTTCAGTTGGTACGTAGCTGTAGGAATATCGAGACGGTCCGAGCGAATATGTTAGGATTTTTGAAAAATGAGATGAATGATAAGGCGGGGTTAAGTCTAAAATCTGCAACAGATCACAGGTAAATtgcaaaaattatttatttttttaaaattacgtcaCATGTATAGACGTTCCATTTTTAGTTCTAGATCAAGCACCGTGTAGTGCTGCCCCGCGTGTTCCGAATGCCAGACCTGCGGACGCGTTAGCAGAATCCTATCCATCTGGAAGCTCTGTCCGATTCGGATGTGACGGCGGCTACGAGTTCGAAGGGACGGATTCTGCACAGTGTGAAGATGGAGTCTGGACGCTGCCGGTGTGTAAAGGTAAAGTGTCCTGCAGCGTAGCTCCTTGTAGGAATAAGCGAAGACGATGACTGCCATGATCCGATCTGTTTCA
Protein-coding regions in this window:
- the LOC108267472 gene encoding complement factor H isoform X6, translating into MKKKIIILAFSVWSCQAVMGQSSCTAPVVPNAKPKNELAASYPTGSFIGYVCDSGYEFVETHYALCEDGTWNLPVCKLQTSCTVPFVPNAKLADEFTAALYPTGSSVQFVCDRGSEFEGTKYALCKDGTWKLPVCKILDHAPCASPHVPNARPADALAESYPSGSSVRFGCDGGYEFEGTDSAQCEDGVWTLPVCKDVKSCLAPSVPNGQPANALKTLYGPGETLRFVCDSGYEFEGTRYAVCDDGSWRLPVCKDVKSCLAPSVPNGQPANALKTLYGPGETLRFVCDSGYEFEGTRYAVCDDGSWRLPVCKVLDAACAAPHVPNAKPENELAASYPAGSSVRFGCDGGYEIEGTRYALCEDGTWRLPVCTRQKLCGTPSVPNARPTVGLSTSYSTGSYVSFKCNSGYEFVGEHYAKCVDGNWELPVCKSRDETVCSAPHVPNARPVVDLTLFYATGRTVRFVCDSGYEFEGTDTARCEGGIWSLPVCKGRGPHGGSLHPDPDAVLLPVRNCGTQPLIENGDVTELAGGNELKAQCKRLYKLTGPGTIRCVNGKWTEIPVCKPPCKLDRTKILRTYHPDKYLQEGETKRFYCSNTYQIDISCIDETPVYGECKCILCFIETPSTNLLTENFTISTATYIRGK
- the LOC108267472 gene encoding complement factor H isoform X3, encoding MKKKIIILAFSVWSCQAVMGQSSCTAPVVPNAKPKNELAASYPTGSFIGYVCDSGYEFVETHYALCEDGTWNLPVCKLQTSCTVPFVPNAKLADEFTAALYPTGSSVQFVCDRGSEFEGTKYALCKDGTWKLPVCKILDHAPCASPHVPNARPADALAESYPSGSSVRFGCDGGYEFEGTDSAQCEDGVWTLPVCKDVKSCLAPSVPNGQPANALKTLYGPGETLRFVCDSGYEFEGTRYAVCDDGSWRLPVCKVLDAACAAPNVPNAKPENELAASYPAGSSVRFGCDGGYEIEGTRYALCEDGTWRLPVCTLEKSPCSSEPAVRNARPADELRRSYNHGDTVQFICNRGYTFEDTDSAQCEDGTWKLPECIVEKSPCSSEPAVRNARPADELRRSYNHGDTVQFICNRGYTFQDTDSAQCENGTWKMPECIVEKSPCSSEPAVRNARPADELRRSYNHGDTVQFICNRGYTFEDTDSAQCEDGTWKLPECIDPTRCTAPRVANAQPSGTLESSYRSGDYVVFRCDRGYEFERRHPYATCADGTWRLPVCQKLCGTPSVPNARPTVGLSTSYSTGSYVSFKCNSGYEFVGEHYAKCVDGNWELPVCKSRDETVCSAPHVPNARPVVDLTLFYATGRTVRFVCDSGYEFEGTDTARCEGGIWSLPVCKGRGPHGGSLHPDPDAVLLPVRNCGTQPLIENGDVTELAGGNELKAQCKRLYKLTGPGTIRCVNGKWTEIPVCKPPCKLDRTKILRTYHPDKYLQEGETKRFYCSNTYQIDISCIDETPVYGECKYHWF